A genomic region of Solanum dulcamara chromosome 2, daSolDulc1.2, whole genome shotgun sequence contains the following coding sequences:
- the LOC129880589 gene encoding uncharacterized protein LOC129880589, whose protein sequence is MASTCPVSMAMPLTYTSQKRQPSVEAFLKPLPVRPSKTTAASKPVAKIQVKASLKEKALTGLTAAALTASMVMPDVAEAADGVSPSLKNFLLSISAGGVVLAAILGAIIGVSNFDPVKRT, encoded by the coding sequence ATGGCTTCTACTTGTCCAGTTTCCATGGCAATGCCACTGACTTACACAAGTCAGAAGAGACAACCAAGTGTTGAAGCTTTCTTGAAGCCATTGCCAGTAAGACCCTCAAAGACTACTGCAGCATCAAAGCCAGTAGCAAAAATTCAAGTGAAGGCTTCACTTAAGGAGAAAGCTTTGACAGGATTGACAGCAGCTGCACTGACTGCTTCCATGGTCATGCCCGACGTAGCCGAAGCAGCTGATGGTGTTTCACCATCCCTCAAGAACTTCTTGCTCAGCATTTCTGCAGGTGGAGTTGTGCTTGCTGCAATTCTTGGCGCAATAATTGGTGTTTCCAATTTTGACCCTGTCAAGCGGACTTAA
- the LOC129880587 gene encoding replication protein A 70 kDa DNA-binding subunit A: MPVNLTASAISAINAGDVNSKPVVQVLDIKLIGTTQERYRLTLSDSESTQQAMLATQLNDRVKTGCVRKTSVIQLIEYICSTVQNRKIIVVLNMETIIPECEIIGNPKVIVESNLGTQKTISSGASGSAILSNNGNLSAQRSGQASFANSKKLSAQNLGNSMQNYPPAIQPAYQPPPNYKSHGAIMKNEAPARIIPIAALNPYQGRWAIKARVTAKGGLRRYNNSRGDGKVFSFDLLDSDGGEIRATCFNAVVDRFYDKIEAGKVYMISKGSLKLAQKNFNHLKNEWEIFLETTSTVDLCPDEDASIPRQQFSFRPISEIESSENNSIIDVIGIVTAVNPSVPILRKNGMETQRRILNLKDQSGRSVELTLWGDFCNREGQNLQELAEAGFSPVLAVKAAKVSDFTGKSIGTISSTQMFINPESAEVQTLREWFDQGGKDTASQSISRDNMPVGSKNEIRKTVSQIKDEGLGRSDKPDWVTVKATITFIKTDTFCYTACPLMIGDRQCNKKITRSENSRWQCDRCNQAFEECDYRYLLQAQIQDHTGLTWVTTFQESGEEILGCPAKELYMMKYEEADDTRFSEIIRNCLFTQFLFRLKIKEEFYGDEQRVKITVVKAEKVNHSAESRYLIDFISKFRLS, from the exons ATGCCGGTGAACTTGACGGCTAGCGCGATCTCGGCGATCAACGCCGGCGATGTGAACTCAAAGCCAGTGGTTCAGGTATTGGACATCAAGCTAATCGGCACCACACAAGAACGGTACCGACTCACGCTCTCCGACTCTGAGTCGACTCAGCAGGCTATGCTGGCTACTCAGCTCAATGACCGAGTCAAAACTGGCTGTGTTCGGAAAACATCCGTCATTCAGTTGATTGAATACATCTGTAGCACTGTTCAAAATCGCAA AATCATTGTTGTCCTCAACATGGAAACTATTATACCAGAATGTGAAATAATTGGGAACCCAAAAGTGATTGTAGAATCTAATTTAGGAACTCAGAAAACTATATCTAGTGGAGCTTCTGGGTCTGCAATCTTGAGTAACAATGGTAACTTGAGTGCTCAAAGATCTGGCCAAGCAAGCTTTGCTAACAGTAAAAAGTTGAGTGCCCAAAATTTAGGTAATAGCATGCAGAACTATCCACCTGCAATTCAACCTGCATATCAACCTCCTCCAAATTACAAAAGCCATGGGGCAATCATGAAGAATGAAGCACCCGCCCGCATTATTCCAATTGCAGCATTGAATCCCTATCAGGGTCGGTGGGCTATTAAGGCTAGAGTGACTGCAAAGGGGGGTCTACGTCGCTATAATAATTCTAGAGGAGATGGCAAGGTCTTCTCCTTTGATCTCCTTGACTCTGATGGTGGTGAAATACGTGCCACTTGTTTTAATGCTGTAGTTGATCGCTTTTATGACAAAATTGAAGCTGGAAAAGTGTACATGATATCAAAAGGCAGCTTGAAACTCGCTCAGAAGAACTTCAACCATCTGAAGAATGAATGGGAAATATTTTTGGAGACAACTTCTACAGTAGATCTCTGTCCAGATGAAGATGCCTCTATACCAAGACAACAGTTCTCATTTAGACCTATTAGTGAAATTGAAAGTTCAGAAAACAATTCAATCATAGATGTTATTGGAATTGTGACAGCAGTCAATCCTTCTGTTCCTATCCTGAGAAAGAATGGAATGGAAACTCAAAGAAGAATCTTGAATTTAAAGGATCAGTCTGGGAGAAGTGTTGAGCTGACACTATGGGGAGATTTCTGTAACAGGGAAGGTCAAAACCTGCAAGAACTGGCAGAAGCTGGTTTTTCCCCTGTTTTAGCTGTTAAAGCTGCAAAAGTTAGTGACTTCACTGGGAAATCCATTGGAACCATATCTTCCACGCAAATGTTCATAAATCCAGAATCTGCTGAGGTTCAGACTCTGAGAGAGTGGTTTGATCAGGGGGGAAAAGACACTGCTTCTCAATCTATATCTAGGGACAACATGCCTGTAGGATCAAAAAATGAGATACGTAAGACTGTCTCTCAGATCAAGGATGAAGGGCTTGGTAGGTCAGATAAACCAGACTGGGTTACAGTTAAGGCAACCATAACATTCATCAAAACTGACACTTTCTGTTATACTGCTTGCCCTTTGATGATTGGAGATAGACAATGTAATAAGAAGATTACCAGGTCAGAAAACTCCAGATGGCAATGTGATAGGTGCAATCAAGCATTTGAGGAATGTGATTACAGATACCTTCTTCaagctcaaattcaagatcataCTGGGTTGACATGGGTGACAACTTTCCAGGAATCTGGCGAAGAGATTTTAGGCTGTCCTGCGAAGGAGCTGTACATGATGAAATATGAAGAAGCTGATGATACCAGATTTTCTGAAATTATTAGAAACTGTCTCTTCACACAATTTCTGTTCAGGCTAAAAATCAAAGAGGAATTTTATGGTGATGAGCAGAGGGTGAAAATTACAGTTGTCAAGGCAGAGAAAGTGAACCATTCTGCGGAAAGCAGATATCTCAttgattttatttcaaaattccGTCTTTCTTGA